From a region of the Thermosulfurimonas sp. F29 genome:
- a CDS encoding DUF3488 and transglutaminase-like domain-containing protein: protein MSELYPLRWAWWLGVLALGAPVLFLARDLPLPGLSAFGGGLLLVLFLRRDPRFSGLSVRSQLLFMAPFLLWGLFGLRPETLVQDFLGYLLIIAAAKILGPRTPRDALQLFLLAQLLLVGSAVIRLDPGYAVLFVVETWVSVSGLVLLYAARECEQISRKLASRLLILGLLFTLGILFLTVFYFLFLPRPRFTLFSAYLGGTRTGLSEEVDPGAVVALKEDPSVVFRIRWRKGPRPKRPYFRVYVYGRYRKGVWEALRGRGRRRTPPSGPRATFEVLPVAETSGLPVPGYPLSVRTVRGPRAFTGPEGTVLLREPVVEPSLWRIEAVLSGTFPVESPPERFLAVPENVKSFLAPLAKRLKRSTPLATVRAVMHFLRENYTYTVSPGRPRGDPLRWFLFESHRGHCEYFATAMVFLLRTLGLPARVVGGYAGGEWNPLGKYYLLRAKDAHTWVEVLIPGRGWVSFDPTPPAPGSLHRPSTFHRLRLLWDYLEFRWYYWVVEYDFLKQVRLLRGLSREAARFSLPKPSAFSLNGRAKDLIPATGLVLLGLLLFFVFLRRYRRRPPVERLLRDLEKRVGPRASSETLREYFSRISGQRPEISSFLERFLELYEREAFGEEDTRRAQEKLLARIRAALDNPPSLGFKIFK from the coding sequence ATGTCTGAGCTCTATCCGTTACGATGGGCCTGGTGGCTAGGAGTGCTGGCCCTCGGGGCACCGGTGCTGTTTCTCGCCCGGGACCTTCCCCTGCCAGGCCTCTCGGCCTTCGGAGGAGGGCTTCTCCTGGTGTTATTCCTCCGGCGTGATCCGCGCTTTTCCGGACTTTCCGTAAGAAGCCAGCTCCTTTTCATGGCCCCGTTTCTCCTGTGGGGGCTCTTCGGCCTTCGCCCGGAAACCCTGGTTCAGGACTTCCTGGGATACCTCCTGATCATAGCCGCGGCAAAGATACTCGGACCCCGTACCCCCCGGGACGCCCTCCAGCTTTTCCTCCTGGCCCAGCTTCTCCTGGTGGGGTCGGCGGTGATAAGGCTTGATCCGGGCTACGCCGTGCTTTTTGTAGTCGAAACCTGGGTTTCCGTTTCCGGCCTGGTCTTGCTCTACGCGGCCCGGGAATGCGAGCAAATCTCCCGAAAACTGGCCTCGAGACTCCTGATCCTGGGTCTGCTTTTCACCCTGGGTATCCTGTTTCTGACCGTATTTTACTTTCTGTTCCTCCCCCGCCCCCGGTTCACCCTATTTTCCGCTTACCTGGGAGGGACCCGCACCGGTCTCTCCGAAGAGGTGGACCCGGGGGCCGTGGTTGCCCTAAAGGAGGATCCATCCGTGGTCTTCAGGATTCGCTGGAGAAAAGGACCGCGTCCGAAGAGACCTTACTTTCGGGTATATGTGTACGGACGCTACCGGAAAGGAGTGTGGGAGGCCCTTCGCGGTCGAGGCCGGAGGAGAACCCCGCCTTCCGGGCCCCGGGCCACCTTTGAGGTCCTTCCGGTGGCGGAGACCTCGGGGCTTCCGGTTCCGGGTTATCCCCTTTCGGTGCGGACCGTAAGAGGACCCCGGGCCTTTACCGGGCCGGAGGGAACCGTGCTCCTCAGGGAACCCGTGGTGGAGCCGTCCCTGTGGCGAATAGAGGCCGTCTTGTCCGGGACCTTTCCGGTGGAGAGCCCTCCGGAAAGGTTTCTCGCCGTGCCGGAGAATGTAAAGTCCTTCCTTGCACCCCTCGCGAAAAGGCTCAAACGGTCCACCCCTCTGGCCACGGTCCGGGCCGTGATGCACTTCCTCAGGGAAAATTACACCTATACCGTGTCTCCGGGGAGGCCCCGGGGCGACCCCCTGCGCTGGTTTCTCTTCGAGAGTCATCGGGGACACTGTGAATACTTCGCCACCGCCATGGTCTTTCTCCTGCGCACACTGGGGCTTCCGGCCCGCGTGGTGGGAGGCTATGCCGGAGGAGAGTGGAATCCCCTGGGGAAGTATTATCTTCTGCGGGCAAAGGACGCCCACACCTGGGTGGAGGTGCTCATCCCCGGACGGGGCTGGGTATCCTTCGATCCCACCCCTCCCGCGCCCGGAAGTCTCCACCGTCCCTCCACCTTCCATCGCCTGAGACTTCTCTGGGATTATCTGGAATTTCGCTGGTACTACTGGGTGGTGGAGTACGATTTTCTGAAACAGGTCCGGCTCCTCCGGGGGCTTTCTCGCGAGGCGGCACGATTTTCCCTGCCGAAGCCTTCCGCGTTTTCCCTGAACGGTCGAGCGAAGGATCTTATTCCGGCAACGGGGCTCGTCCTCCTGGGCCTTCTGCTGTTTTTCGTCTTTCTCAGGAGATACCGGAGGCGGCCCCCGGTGGAAAGGCTCCTTCGGGACCTCGAAAAACGGGTCGGTCCGCGGGCATCCTCGGAAACCCTGCGGGAATACTTCAGCCGGATCTCGGGACAGAGGCCGGAAATCTCCAGCTTTCTAGAACGATTCCTCGAACTTTACGAACGCGAGGCCTTCGGCGAAGAGGATACCCGCCGGGCTCAGGAGAAACTCCTGGCCCGGATTCGTGCGGCGCTGGACAACCCCCCTTCTTTGGGGTTTAAAATATTTAAATAA
- the tpx gene encoding thiol peroxidase, with amino-acid sequence MRVLILSADQFEDSELLYPYWRLREEGFTPEVASFKKEKIRGKRGYEVPVDLTLEEVRVEDYAGLVLPGGKAPAALREDERVLALVRNFYRSGKPIAAICHGPQILVSAGLLSGHKATCYWKVKDEVLACGAEYLDREVVVDGQIVTSRHPGDLPAFMRAFLRKLKGLEERPGAVTFKGQPLTLIGPEIRVGQKAPAFTLVDRDLNPVALADFSGRIKVISVTPSLDTPVCDLQARRFNAEAAAFSDEVVVLNVSVDIPFALARYCGAAGIDRVTVLSDYRERAFGRAYGLLIKELGLLARAVLVLDRDDTVRYVEVVSEVTREPDYEAALAAVRELR; translated from the coding sequence ATGAGAGTCCTTATTCTCAGTGCCGACCAGTTCGAGGACAGTGAACTTCTCTATCCTTACTGGCGCCTTCGGGAGGAGGGTTTCACGCCCGAGGTGGCCTCGTTTAAGAAGGAGAAGATCCGGGGAAAGCGGGGCTACGAGGTACCGGTGGACCTCACCCTGGAGGAGGTGCGGGTGGAGGACTACGCGGGGCTCGTGCTTCCCGGTGGAAAGGCCCCGGCCGCCCTGCGGGAGGACGAACGGGTGCTCGCCCTGGTTCGGAATTTTTACCGTAGCGGCAAACCCATTGCGGCCATATGTCACGGTCCGCAGATTCTCGTCTCCGCCGGACTCCTTTCGGGCCACAAAGCCACCTGCTACTGGAAGGTGAAGGATGAAGTGCTGGCCTGCGGGGCGGAATACCTCGACCGGGAGGTGGTGGTGGACGGTCAGATCGTCACCTCGCGCCATCCCGGGGATCTTCCGGCCTTCATGAGGGCCTTTCTGCGCAAGCTAAAGGGGCTCGAGGAGCGTCCCGGGGCCGTGACCTTTAAGGGGCAGCCCCTCACCCTGATAGGACCGGAGATTCGGGTGGGCCAGAAGGCCCCGGCCTTCACCCTGGTGGACAGGGACCTCAATCCGGTGGCGCTGGCGGACTTTTCCGGACGGATAAAGGTGATAAGCGTGACCCCCTCTCTGGACACCCCGGTGTGCGACCTCCAGGCCCGAAGGTTCAATGCCGAGGCCGCGGCGTTTTCCGATGAGGTGGTGGTGCTCAATGTGAGCGTGGATATTCCCTTTGCCCTGGCCCGCTACTGCGGAGCCGCGGGCATCGATAGGGTGACGGTGCTTTCGGACTACCGGGAGAGGGCCTTCGGCCGGGCCTACGGGCTCCTCATCAAGGAGCTGGGGTTGCTAGCCCGGGCGGTTCTGGTGCTGGATCGCGACGACACCGTGCGTTATGTGGAAGTGGTTTCCGAAGTCACCCGGGAACCCGATTACGAGGCGGCGCTGGCCGCGGTGAGGGAGCTCAGGTAG
- a CDS encoding B12-binding domain-containing radical SAM protein — protein sequence MRVVCIEPRNPRTHVFSAFRLPRLAMPLLGTILRNRGHEVRVFLEEWGEVDWRAVREADLVLISTITPTAERAYALADRIRREWHKPVVLGGPHATFLPDEALEHADFVIRGEGEKTVVELVEVLSDGGGFETVPGLSFRRGEERVHNPPRQGFVDLDELPVPDFRLVPGVSPERMRIYPTMTSRGCPYGCVFCSVIAMFGRKYRYRSTELVLEEISGIQPGQHVFFYDDNFAAHPERTKELLEGMIRQNFRGVWSSQVRIDVYRDREMLDLMKRSRCFVVYIGLESVNPETLKAFRKGITFQEIEEGVRAFHRYGIRVHGMFVIGADTDTEETIRATLDFARKVHLDSAQFLVLTPIPGSKLFRQFEEAGRIFDRRWDLYDGHHVVFHPRNLSPLRLMELSYELHRRFYSLSEALRRLLRGDRFGAYIAFMGRKFVRRWRKENEEEFAYLSSLTAASAAS from the coding sequence ATGAGGGTCGTCTGTATTGAACCGCGCAACCCGCGCACCCATGTGTTTTCGGCCTTCAGGCTTCCTCGTCTGGCCATGCCCCTCCTGGGCACCATCCTCCGGAATCGGGGCCACGAGGTCAGGGTCTTCCTCGAGGAATGGGGTGAGGTGGACTGGAGGGCGGTGCGCGAAGCGGACCTGGTGCTCATCTCCACCATCACCCCCACCGCCGAGAGGGCTTACGCGCTGGCCGACCGGATACGCCGGGAATGGCACAAACCCGTCGTCCTGGGAGGCCCTCACGCCACCTTTCTTCCGGACGAGGCCCTGGAGCACGCGGACTTCGTGATCCGGGGCGAGGGAGAGAAAACCGTGGTGGAGCTGGTGGAGGTTCTCTCCGACGGCGGAGGGTTCGAGACCGTCCCCGGCCTCTCCTTCCGGCGGGGGGAGGAGCGGGTGCACAACCCGCCCCGGCAGGGGTTCGTGGACCTGGACGAGCTTCCCGTCCCGGACTTTCGCCTGGTGCCCGGGGTGAGTCCGGAAAGGATGCGCATCTATCCCACCATGACCTCCCGGGGGTGCCCCTACGGCTGCGTTTTCTGCTCGGTGATCGCCATGTTCGGCCGCAAGTATCGCTATCGCTCCACGGAACTCGTCCTGGAAGAGATCTCCGGCATCCAACCGGGACAGCATGTCTTCTTCTACGACGACAACTTCGCCGCCCACCCCGAGCGCACCAAGGAATTGCTTGAAGGTATGATCAGACAGAACTTTCGGGGCGTATGGTCCTCTCAGGTTCGCATCGATGTCTATCGGGACCGGGAGATGCTAGATCTCATGAAAAGGAGTCGCTGTTTCGTGGTTTACATCGGTCTTGAGTCCGTGAATCCGGAAACGCTTAAGGCCTTCCGCAAGGGTATCACCTTTCAGGAGATCGAGGAGGGTGTGCGCGCCTTTCATCGTTACGGGATTCGGGTGCACGGGATGTTCGTGATCGGGGCCGATACCGACACCGAAGAGACCATCCGGGCCACTCTGGATTTCGCCAGGAAGGTCCATCTGGATTCCGCCCAGTTCCTGGTCCTCACCCCGATTCCGGGCTCGAAGCTGTTTCGCCAGTTCGAGGAGGCCGGGCGCATCTTCGACCGCCGCTGGGACCTCTACGACGGCCATCATGTGGTCTTCCATCCCCGGAACCTCTCCCCGCTGCGCCTCATGGAGCTTTCCTATGAGCTTCACCGGCGATTTTATTCCCTTTCCGAGGCCCTGCGTCGTCTGCTGCGCGGGGACCGGTTCGGGGCCTATATCGCCTTCATGGGCCGGAAATTCGTGCGCCGCTGGCGGAAGGAAAACGAAGAGGAATTCGCCTACCTGAGCTCCCTCACCGCGGCCAGCGCCGCCTCGTAA
- a CDS encoding DUF58 domain-containing protein, with the protein MKKRYRVRITLSGYLLIGLTLVVALAGVNTGNNLLYLSASALLALMTLSGLASWLNLSRVKVELEPPPEIFAGLPALFRVHLRGPFWPCFFLRVRTPYGETLVPWFRGKRTVSLWLRFPRRGTGRLSFLELVSGYPLGFFRRTRFLESNLALTVYPRPQSGPLRIVALEVGETGASLSGSAETEPEDLVGLEPFREGTPASRIAWKASAARGELLVKLFRGSSGSRIVLDLRPPISEELVSRATEVVLRSLREGKSVGLKLPEREIPPGMGNDHRRILLEALAYV; encoded by the coding sequence GTGAAAAAGAGATACCGGGTAAGGATCACCCTCTCCGGATACCTACTGATCGGCCTCACGCTGGTGGTGGCCCTTGCAGGGGTGAACACCGGAAACAACCTGCTGTACCTCTCCGCCTCGGCGCTTCTCGCCCTTATGACCCTTTCCGGCCTGGCCTCCTGGCTCAACCTCTCCCGGGTAAAGGTGGAACTTGAACCTCCCCCGGAGATATTTGCCGGTCTTCCGGCCCTCTTCAGGGTGCACCTCCGGGGCCCCTTCTGGCCCTGTTTTTTTCTGCGGGTGCGCACCCCTTACGGGGAGACCCTGGTGCCCTGGTTTCGCGGAAAGCGGACCGTTTCCCTGTGGCTTCGTTTTCCCCGTCGCGGCACAGGGCGCCTCTCCTTCCTGGAGCTGGTCTCCGGATATCCCCTGGGATTTTTCCGGCGAACGCGTTTTCTGGAGTCGAACCTCGCCCTTACCGTCTATCCCCGCCCTCAATCGGGGCCGTTGAGGATCGTTGCCCTTGAGGTAGGAGAGACCGGGGCCTCCCTTTCCGGAAGTGCGGAGACCGAGCCCGAGGATCTCGTGGGCCTCGAGCCTTTCAGGGAGGGAACCCCGGCGAGCCGCATAGCCTGGAAGGCTTCCGCGGCCCGGGGGGAACTCCTGGTGAAACTCTTTCGCGGCTCCTCCGGATCCCGGATCGTGCTCGACCTGCGCCCTCCGATCTCCGAGGAACTCGTCTCCCGGGCTACCGAGGTGGTCCTGAGGAGTCTGCGGGAGGGTAAGTCCGTGGGACTAAAACTTCCGGAGCGAGAGATCCCTCCCGGAATGGGCAACGACCACCGCCGAATTCTTCTCGAGGCCCTGGCCTATGTCTGA